The Pongo abelii isolate AG06213 chromosome 19, NHGRI_mPonAbe1-v2.0_pri, whole genome shotgun sequence genome includes the window ctctgtctgtgtatATTAAGAGATtaaccattgtgtgtgtgtgtgtgtgtgtgtgtgtgtgtgtgtttaaagtcATCTTTGTTGGAGTACAATCAGTGATGTGCTGGTAAATGTGTAATAACCAGGTTTCAGAGGAGGAAGAATTTCTGATTTGTGGGGTTTACTTATTTCTGCAAAAGTGTAAATACCTTCTCCATTGCTGACATCAAGCTACCAAGTGATATCACTAAGTGAGGGGTCAGGAAGAGATGTGCAGAAGAGGCTGTCATGAGATGTAACAGTTCTAGCACACGACCGGGTGTATTacaaacttttattaaaattcacctttttaagTTGTTCATGTGTATGAATCGTGGCATATATAGCTGTGTAAGGATTTACATTTGGAATCATCGCTCTAGTCagtaagtgtattagtccattttcacgctgctgatgaagactgggaagaaaaagaggtttaactggacttacagttccacataacTGGGAGGCCTCAAATCaggcgggaggtgaaaggcacttcttacatggcaagagaaaatgaggaatatGCAAAAGCGGAaatccctgataaaaccatcagatcttgtgagacttattcactaccatgagagcagtatgggggaaactgcccccatgattccaatgatctcccactgggtccctcccacaacatgtgggaattatgggagtacaattcaaaatgagatttgggtggcgacacagagccaaaccatatcaatgaggGAGGATTTGATGATAGGTGGGGAATAGTGGTGAAAATTGCTTCAGCACTTAGACAATtacaagattttcttttctaaatggaATTTTCTCTGAGattgtaatatttttgtttcacaTAATCTAATGGGGAACATAATTAGGCCTGTGGCTAAGATTGTATCAGAAGCAGGCAATAAAAACAATTCAGGGATAATTACAATACACTTAAAAgactctttttctgctttatattttcaCATAGAAGCTGAAACCATTTTTTTGAATAGATTATAATATGGATAATGCATCCATACAGGATAGAGGGTCAACTAAATATCTAGAGGTAATATCTGATCTGaggaaattatgtttttaattaatcTAATTTATTTCCCTTTAGTAGAGATAAATCTGTTGGTCAAGAGAGTTATAAACATCAGCTACAACTTTGTAGTAGAAGTGGATGGCTCTATTCCTATAACTTGGATTCTAAACTAAAACTTTTGCTATAACCTCTATTACATTTGGAATATTGTTTAACatatatatccaaaaggaaaATGAGGTTGAGAATTAATCATTATAAATATTGagtattaaaaataagtattagcATCTGTCGAATGCTTATCCCATAAGTGCACTTTGCAATAAGTTATTtctttaatctttacaataaccATTTGAAAGAACtacttttattatccccatttacagatgaagaacctGAAATGTATACACTTTAGTTATTACTAAAGGGAATAGGCTTCTTAGTATGTCAAAATATGGCAGATTGGGGATTTAAATAAAAGtacttttattctttctgaatTTGTTTCAGTTTGAATTATAGGGTAAGCCTTATGAAAACCTATGAGGAAATCTATTATTTTGAATGagtttttatacaaataaaagctGTTAGATGTTCACATATTTATATTGCACACATAAACATTCTAAAGACAGTATCACCAATGATAACTTGCTAAAGAAGAGGTTTATTGAATACAAAGAATTGACAACAGATTTCTGTAGGATAATCAAATGAGTCATCATATTTGTGTGTGGCATTCTTCCAGATGAATGGGGAGATGCTGTCATTGATTGCCCAGAAAGAAAGTAACAGAAAGACAACAGGATAGACATTTTTCTTAGACATGCACATTTTTCTGGACAGATACATAATGCCTTTTCTTCGCAGGGGGTATGTGGCATACATTCTCTGTTGCATCTCAAATTAATTGCTTTGAGATTTCTCTTCCAGGGAGTGGAGCCTGGTGGTAAGTATTTTGCTGCGTTGGTCTACCTCCTCAAGAACTTTCTTAACCACTATGGCTTTGGCTGagtctgaaaattaaaaattaaaaggagattttatgtagttaaaaaaatgaataaaaattatatcatttaaagGAATAATAGGATTTGCATACAGAATGAACTTTGCACTAAGCACAAATACTTAGACTCATTTTTGGTGaataattttgattatttggTTAGAAAAAACATGGTGACATGTTACTCTGTTTAAAATTAGCACACATCACTAACATTAGACATCTAGCACATATGGATATCCACTACAAATCTTTATTGTATGTATTCTTACCAAGCCATGGTAATATAAGAACAATCAAGCTATGCATTAAAAATGAAGTAGTTGGGTatatatatacccagaggattagaaagcattctaccataaagacacatgcatgtgaatgttcattgcagcattattcacagtagcaagaACAAGGAATCAACCTGAATGCCCaacagtgacagactggataaagccataaacaccatggaatattatgcagccatgaaaaaaaccaagatcatgtcttttgcaggaacatggatggagctggaggctatcatccttagcaaactaacgcaggaacagaaaacgaaacaccgcatgttctcacttataagtgggagctaaatggtaaggacttatgaacacaaagaaggaaacaacagatactgggttCTACTTGAgggagaagggtgggaggaggaagaagagcagagaagataactattgggtaccagGCTTAATTCCTGGATGATCAAATAATATGCACAACAAACCTCCgtgacatgtgtttacctatgtaacaaaccttccaatgtacccccaaacctaaattaaaagttaaaaaataaaaaaagtagcatAGCACAACAGATTTCATTTTAGTTACCTTTGACTTGACTTCCCACATTTCCAGATCCATAATCTTTAGACTTGTAACCCCCAGACTTACAGGCTCTGTGAAAACATCACAAAAGAGGGTGATTTAGAGAGAACCCCATCAATTCTAGGTTCACCATATGGTTTTCTTTAGCTCTTTGGTAGTTTCAACTGTGTAACCCAGTATTTGATTTATAGTGTTTGCTGATTTCTGTAGAGGTATGAATACCTTCTCCATTGCTGATATCAAGTCACCAAGTGACATCACTAAGTGAGGGGTTAGGAAGAGATAGACAGAAGAGGCTGTCATGAGATGGTAACAGCAGTTCTAGCATGCCACTGGGTGTATTTATACAACTTAGGTTGAAATTCACCCTTTTAAGTTTTGCAGGTTTAtgaattgtgacaaatgtataTAGCTGTGTAAGGATTTACATTTGGAAGCATCACTCTAGTCAATGAGGGAGGGTTTGATGATAGGTGGGGAAGAGTGGTGTAGATCGCTTCAGCAGTTAGGCAATTACAAGATATTTTTTCTAAGTGGGGTTTTCTCTGAGACTGTAATGTTTTTGTTCTGCTTCAGCAttaagaagtgattttttttctgtatgattCTTTTATATTAACATCAAGAATGGATCAAATAGTAACTGCCAAGGGAAGTGGGGCACAGAagaactttctggggtgatgaaaatgctctTCATTGTGAATTCAGGAAGCTTCCTGCTCCTAACAACCCTGAGCTCTAGACTTCTAGACTTGTGCCCATGGGACTTTATCAGTGCTATGAAGACAGGATTCTGTGAGTGCTGAGCTCCAGAAACCATTTCCAGAGTCAGAATCCTGGTCCACATATTGAAACTCCATTTAGCCTCCTGTTTGTTCTTTTCACTCTAGAAGTGATATTTTCAGTGTTCATATCTTAAACTCGGTGCCTGCTGCATATTGGTTTGTTAAGATATTCATTTGTGTTTTGGCAGTTGAGTgtgtattatatttaatatttagtattCATGATAGTAAATGCATGCAGCCAAATTATGTCCACTTTCCAGTGGAAAGTGGGACCTAAGTTGCAAGCAGATTTCAGTATATTACGCCATCCATGCAAATTATTTTACCTACCCATCATCTCCTCCTATAAGGAGACAGTaggtctcaatttctttttccaggTGGAGCTTGATGTCCAGGAGCTGCTCATACTCCAGCTTCTGGCCCTCGGTCTCGGTTCTGACCTGGTGCAGCTGCTCCTCCAGGGCCCCGATCTGAGCCTGGATCTGCGCTAGCTGCGCACAGTAGTTGCTCTCGGTCTCTGTCAAGGAGCACTCCAGGGAGTGTTTCTGTCAGGAAGCAATAAAGAGAACCTGAGATGGATATGCAGATATGCAGGGATTTCTTTGATACATGATTTTCTCCTGTTATTAACTTTACATATAATTGTTTCAGATTTCACATGGACACATAGTTAAGACTCTGTGATACTGCTTGAAAATGAGCAAATCCTTCTTTTTTAGTAGAATAAACCTAAAGACATTCGTGTAGTTTTAGCTGTCAGCTATACAATCCTATTCTTTCCTTATGTTTTGAGAcaactataaaaaatatatttcaatattgtTAAGGTTTTTAAAACCAGCTGGTAAGTATCTAACATGATGACCTGGGAGATGGTAAAAAATTGTTCTTTTCATACCGTGGCTAAGAGAGACTGAAGTTCAATTTCCAGGGTTTGAAGAGTGCGCTTCATTTCAGTCAGCTCATTCCGGGCTGAGGTTGTGGCTCCGACATCCTCAGAGATCTGCTGCTGCAGGGAGGCGCTCTGAAATGACATAAGTGAAGGAGCAAATCTTAGTTTTGTGAATATCAGTAACATGCAAAGGGACCGCCTTCCGGAGGAGAGTCACCTTCTCGTTGAACCAGGCCTCCGCGTCCCTGCGGTTCTGCTCTGCAAGGGCTTCGTACTCAGCTCGCATGTTGTTCAGCAGAACTGTGAGGTCCACCCCGGGTGCTGCGTTCATCTCCACGTTCACGTTGCCTCCAGCTGCGCACTGCAGAACTTGCATTTCCTAGAGGCAGAAAAGTGTTCAGCTCAGCTCTGCAGGAATCTCATGGAAAGTCTAGAAGCTTAGCTTTGGAAGGGCACTTAGAGTTCATCTGGTTTTCCCCTCCCAGGCTGTGCATTGACCCCCTCCCACCACATTTGATACTTCCTGTCCCTTTGACCTAATTCTCAAAGATGGTGAACTCACTACCTTATGAAGTAGCCTGTTTCATTCTGGAAGAGTTTTAATTGTTCCAGAGTTCTACATTATAGTGAGCCAAACTCCTGCTCTTATAACTTAAACTCATCAGTTTCAGTTCTACTACTCAGAATGAGTCTTAATTCCTTTTCCAAATgaaagttttaaacatttaaaatgaatggTCCTCCATCGCTTATTCTATTTTCCGCCTTTGTGGAATGGTTTTCATTCCACTAGAGGCCAGCTTTGATGCAGTCTTAACTCAGCTACACCCTGAGCACAGCCATGAACATGGTTGAAGGGCTGAGTTTGAATAATTCTGAACAACTGAaaagatgataaataaataaataaatgtgtgtgtgtgtgtgtgtgtgtgtgtgtatatgtgtgtacccCTCAGGGAAGAACATCATCCTCTAAAGAATCCCAGCTGTCTCTTAGGTCTATACAGAGACATTAGAGTATCATGTTGGATTTGGAGTCACACAAATCTCTCTGTGAATTTTGGTTCTGCTCTATAGTGGCTGGTGAGTTTGGGAAAGTTGCTTAACATCTTTACGTTtctatttgcttatctgaaaattgAGGATAATTAAAAACCCTTCTCTGAGTTGTTAAAAGAAGTCAAAGAACTAATAATAATAAGACTCCATGATACTGCCTTGCACATAAATGCTAAATGAATGCtggttattatgattattatcatcATGGAAGCTGGAATTTATTTTGCAGTCAAAGTCTGCATGTTACCTTGTTTGAACTGCAAACTGTTAGAATGTGTGAGTCAGTTCTAAGATTGTGAATGGCAGGCATCGCTGCGAAGACTGTGTATATTGGAATACCACCCATTAGCTCATGTCTGCTGCAGAAACTCTCCTCCCCGTTCATGAATTGGTCTTAATGATGGTAACTAAGGCTTTCATTCCTCTCTGCAGTGAGCCCCTCAGCTATTCCAGCCTTCTTTCCTCTTAGTTGACCCTAAGTCTTCCTGATCTACAGATGTGGCTTTTACTTCTGAGGATTTAGTGAaaacttcctggttcaagcataaaaagaaaaagataaaaaaagatatatctatatctatatctataactatatctatatctagGTTTGCCTGTAAGTGAGGcattacaaaaatcaattgctttTAATTCACCAAAAATTGATTAAACACCATGGGCTGTAACTATATTTGAATCCAAGTAGTCAAATCAATGTTATTCAAGTAGTTATATTTGTAAGACAGCCTCATGACTAATCAAGTAGGATTCTTAGCTTGATCTTCCGTTTTAAGCATTTGGCTTGACCATAGAAGTCTTTTGgctatttaaaatatcaaatttattttcaaaggatAAAGGTTTTTCCCTTTTGGAAAACGGTGCCTCTGAAAGCAATCCTAAAGATGTAATTGCTGCAATATAAAATTTGGAACTTAGCTTCCAACAGTGACCACTTTGGAAGTTTATGATTAAGTGTAAATTCTGGTATAATAGTTTAACTTCATTCTCATTATTTTTACAGCCAGACCTATTAAGAATATGTACTAGAGTGAAGTATGTATACTTAATGTGTGTACGAAGTAAATGTTTTAGTGTTTTAAATCTGCCACTGTCATATAGAAATTGAGATCTAGTTTTCTAGTTTAAGGATGGccttaaagtatatttattttatatttattttatctaattcGACGTAATCTCCTAAGTGGATCATTTTAACTTAGTTATAATTACACAACCAAACACTGCTCTTATAACCCTGATTGGTCTGGAAAacatgattccttttttttttttcccataggaAACTCTCCCATAGGAAACAGAGCAAGGGTGAATCTGTACAAAGAATCTGACACTTAAAAAGACagctcaggccaggcgcggtggcttacgcctgtaatcccagcactttgggaggccgaggcaggtggatcacgaagtcaggagatcgagaccatcctggcttacacggtgaaaccccgtctctattaaaaatacaaaaaattagccgggcacctgtagttccagctactcgggaggctgaggcaggagaatggcgtgaacccgggaggtggagcttgcagtgagctgagatcgcaccattgcactccagcctggatggcagagcgagactccgtctcgaaaaaaaaaaaaaaggacaactcAGCCCTCATGTCTGTCTGACAATGTGTCTTCAGCACCAACTTTTTATATGAGAGGTTATGTACATTATCTCCTGTCAGGTGCACAGTGTCTGCGGAGGGATCGCAAAATGTAGACGACCAGCTCTTACCTCTTTATGGTTCTTTTTGAGGTAAGTCATCTCCTCACTCAGGGTTTCGTACTGAATCTCCAGATCTGTTCTGCACAGGGTTATTTCATCCAAAACTCTTCGTAACCCATTGACATCAGCCTCTACACTCTGGTGAAGAGCCAGCTCATTTTCATACCTTAAAGAGTGTTAATGATTTCCTAATTTGTCACATGGTTGGAGACATAGTCACTAGTCACTGATCAATGACAAATGCTAGCATTCTGGAATTTTGAAGATTTGGCCACAAGAGGCATTTTCAAAGCTTGTTGTATAATAATTATTGTTTCTACTTTGCAGTATTTGACAGAAAAAGAACTAGGGTATTGGGCACTAGTTTTAATAGCAGTTCACGCTTTGTATTTAATAGTCAAAGCATAAAAAAGTAATAACATCCTGTTTATGTGAAATtcaagtgttttataattttggaatAAGAGTTGCTAAATTTGATGTAATGCTTTGCATGAATTGCCATGAATTCATTTCACTCTGGCAGTCTACTTACTTGAGTCTGAAATCATCAGCTGTAAGCCTGGCATTATCGATCTGCAGAACAGCATTAGCATTGCTGGTGGTGGATGCGATGATCTAGAAATGGGAATTTGACTTTTATCATGAAGTAAACCAACTGAATCTACTTAATGCTTATTTCTAATGCTAAATTGGAATTCTCTTTAAGAAATCACAagtaggtgggcatggtggcaggcacctgtaatcccagctactcgggaggctgaggcaggagaatctcttgaacccaggaggtggacgttgcagtgagccgagatcccgccattgcactccagcctgggcaacaagagcaaaactcctctcaaaaaaaaaaaaaaaaaaaaaaaaatcacaagtaggaaagataaatgtttttagaatgtaataaagaaaggaaaacaaaatttagaaataaaggtACATGAAAATGATTGTGAAGTATGATTTCTTACCTGATTTTTAAGGTCATCAATTATTGGGAAATATCTGCTATAATCATGATCAAGACCACGGCAAGAGCCAGGCCCAAATTTCTCATACCAGCCCTTGATCTTCTGCTCCAGGTCAGCGTTGGCCTCCTCCAGAGCACGCACGTTGTCCAGGTAGGATGCCAGGCGGTCATTGAGGTTCTGCATGGTCACCTTCTCATTGCCAGAAAGGAGCCCCCCTTCATTCACAGTGAAGCCAGCACAGGGATTACCTCCCCCTGTGTTTCCTCCCGATGAGCTGCCTCCGAAGGCACAAGAGAAGCCACTTCCAATCCCTGAAATGCCACAAGAATTTCCAGCCCCAAAGCTGGTTCCCCCACCAGAGAGTCTGAGTGATCCTGTGGTGGGACGAGGACAGGACCTCCTGGATGCACTGGAAAGTCGAAGAGACATGGTATCAGGGCAAACGCGTTGCAGAGCTGTATTCGTGAAAGCCAGAATGGAGTGCCTTCTCGTCTAAATggttttgtttgcctttttataGGCAAGTCCCAAGTGTGTTCTGAATGAAATTCTGCCTACATAGAGTAAAACATGGCTTGCCAGTCTCAGCAAGTTGGCATAATTGGGTGATTTTTTCTAATTAGTAACTCACTTTGCTGGGCTCATTGCTGTAGGAGGGCAGTTGCCCTCAGGTTGGTGGTTATCTGAGAAATGGGTCTGGGTGGAGCAATGTCAGGttcattattacatttttaaatgttgagtgAGTCATTCTTCACTTCCATCCTTAGAAGATAAACCTCATCGGCTCATTACAGAATAGAAATTTAGCATCATGGTTTTGGGCTATTATGCCAAGGCAGGTTGTGATGTTTCTGAggctttttctgcttttattttcacaAGTTTTTCCACATAAGTAGAGAATAGAACTGTAATCATTATTTCCCCAACCTGGTTCTTCAAccaataggtttttgtttttatttttaaattcctcttGCCACTGTTTCCCATGGGAAGTTAACTTCCATTCTGGCTGACATGAGCATCATATTTTGTTGACACTTATGACTGAGGAGAGTTGTCTTACCTTATCCATTTTGGTAATTAGGAGCACACCCCTAATTGGTGTTATGTTTTGTGGGAGTTTGGAAAGACATTAACTTATTTCCTGACCCTGCAAAATCTGAAGCAAACCTGGTAGGAATTATTTCTTCTGTCTTAATTTATTGTGGTTTAGCTCAGATGAAAGTCATCATAAGGTATTTAGTGGGTGGGAATTCACATATATTTACTGAAAACTCTACTTATTATGgaaatataaaaacttgacaaataaggccaggcacggtggcttacgcttgtaatcctagcactttgg containing:
- the KRT25 gene encoding keratin, type I cytoskeletal 25, translated to MSLRLSSASRRSCPRPTTGSLRLSGGGTSFGAGNSCGISGIGSGFSCAFGGSSSGGNTGGGNPCAGFTVNEGGLLSGNEKVTMQNLNDRLASYLDNVRALEEANADLEQKIKGWYEKFGPGSCRGLDHDYSRYFPIIDDLKNQIIASTTSNANAVLQIDNARLTADDFRLKYENELALHQSVEADVNGLRRVLDEITLCRTDLEIQYETLSEEMTYLKKNHKEEMQVLQCAAGGNVNVEMNAAPGVDLTVLLNNMRAEYEALAEQNRRDAEAWFNEKSASLQQQISEDVGATTSARNELTEMKRTLQTLEIELQSLLATKHSLECSLTETESNYCAQLAQIQAQIGALEEQLHQVRTETEGQKLEYEQLLDIKLHLEKEIETYCLLIGGDDGACKSGGYKSKDYGSGNVGSQVKDSAKAIVVKKVLEEVDQRSKILTTRLHSLEEKSQSN